The following coding sequences are from one Anser cygnoides isolate HZ-2024a breed goose chromosome 10, Taihu_goose_T2T_genome, whole genome shotgun sequence window:
- the RHO gene encoding rhodopsin codes for MNGTEGQDFYVPMSNKTGVVRSPFEYPQYYLAEPWKFSALAAYMFMLILLGFPVNFLTLYVTIQHKKLRTPLNYILLNLAVADLFMVFGGFTTTMYTSMNGYFVFGVTGCYIEGFFATLGGEIALWSLVVLAVERYVVVCKPMSNFRFGENHAIMGVAFSWIMALACAAPPLFGWSRYIPEGMQCSCGIDYYTLKPEINNESFVIYMFVVHFMIPLTVIFFCYGNLVCTVKEAAAQQQESATTQKAEKEVTRMVIIMVIAFLICWVPYASVAFYIFTNQGSDFGPIFMTIPAFFAKSSAIYNPVIYIVMNKQFRNCMITTLCCGKNPLGDEDTSAGKTETSSVSTSQVSPA; via the exons ATGAACGGGACAGAAGGCCAAGATTTCTACGTGCCCATGTCCAACAAGACCGGGGTGGTGCGGAGCCCCTTCGAGTACCCCCAGTACTACCTGGCTGAGCCCTGGAAGTTCTCGGCGCTGGCTGCCTACATGTTCATGCTGATCCTGCTCGGCTTCCCCGTCAACTTCCTCACGCTGTATGTTACCATCCAGCACAAGAAGCTCCGGACACCTCTAAACTACATCCTCCTGAACCTGGCGGTTGCCGACCTCTTCATGGTCTTCGGAGGCTTCACGACCACCATGTACACTTCGATGAATGGGTACTTTGTCTTTGGAGTAACAGGGTGCTACATCGAAGGCTTCTTTGCTACACTGGGTG GTGAAATTGCGCTCTGGTCACTGGTCGTGCTGGCTGTCGAGCGGTACGTAGTGGTCTGCAAGCCCATGAGCAACTTCCGCTTCGGGGAGAACCACGCCATCATGGGGGTTGCCTTCTCCTGGATCATGGCCCTGGCGTGCGCGGCTCCCCCGCTCTTCGGCTGGTCACG GTACATCCCTGAGGGCATGCAGTGCTCGTGCGGGATCGACTACTACACGCTGAAGCCAGAGATCAACAACGAATCGTTCGTCATCTACATGTTTGTGGTTCACTTCATGATCCCGCTGACGGTCATATTCTTCTGCTACGGGAACCTGGTTTGCACTGTGAAGGAG GCTGCCGCCCAGCAGCAGGAGTCTGCCACCACCcagaaggcagagaaggaaGTGACCCGCATGGTCATCATCATGGTCATTGCCTTCCTCATCTGCTGGGTCCCCTACGCCAGCGTCGCTTTCTACATCTTCACCAACCAGGGGTCAGACTTCGGGCCCATCTTCATGACCATCCCGGCATTCTTTGCCAAGAGCTCTGCCATCTATAACCCTGTGATTTACATCGTAATGAACAAACAG tTCCGTAACTGCATGATCACAACCCTCTGCTGCGGCAAGAATCCGCTGGGTGACGAGGACACATCTGCTGGCAAGACAGAGACCTCCTCCGTCTCCACCAGCCAGGTCTCCCCCGCGTAG
- the H1-8 gene encoding histone H1.8, which produces MEPQTDEAGSAARLSGQVVRGRRHPPTLHMVIEALRAQDGKKGASVVTIKRFILAKYPAVDPVRLKYLLKQALIKGLSRGDLVRPHNSSALGVTGRFKLAPEKLRQKQPPGQADPTGGQAPKPGRRGAAKATRAPAALESEGGQGTAEEKPKVMKQKPKAVKQKPRTKPADAQPAPATAKPRSDGAKAPRAPAKGRSAPRTALAAKDKGGNDGDRPEGAGAKGTRKAPVGKTKGKVPGEAWEAVPKEKGAKGKTRKPQAARGAGHGEAAP; this is translated from the exons ATGGAGCCTCAGACAG ATgaagctggcagtgctgcccGGTTGTCCGGTCAGGTTGTTCGGGGCCGGCGGCACCCCCCGACGCTGCACATGGTTATTGAGGCACTGCGGGCCCAGGATGGGAAGAAAGGTGCCTCCGTCGTCACCATCAAACGCTTCATCCTGGCCAAGTACCCCGCTGTGGACCCAGTGCGCCTCAAGTACCTGCTGAAGCAGGCGTTGATCAAGGGGCTGAGCCGTGGGGACCTGGTGCGGCCCCACAACTCCTCTGCCCTGGGGGTCACTGGCCGCTTCAAG CTGGCACCTGAAAAGCTGCGGCAGAAGCAGCCGCCAGGCCAGGCAGATCCCACCGGAGGACAGGCCCCGAAGCCAGGACGCAGAGGAGCTGCCAAGGCCACCCGGGCCCCTGCGGCGCTGGAGAGCGAAGGAGGACAAG GTACTGCTGAGGAGAAGCCAAAAGTCATGAAGCAGAAGCCAAAAGCTGTGAAGCAGAAGCCAAGGACAAAGCCTGCAGAT GCCCAGCCGGCACCAGCAACAGCGAAGCCCAGGAGTGATGGAGCAAAGGCCCCCCGGGCCCCTGCCAAAGGGCGGTCAGCGCCCCGCACAGCTCTGGCTGCCAAGGACAAGGGAGGGAACGATGGTGACCGCCCTGAGGGTGCTGGGGCAAAGGGGACCCGGAAGGCCCCAGTGGGCAAGACTAAGGGGAAGGTGCCTGGGGAGGCTTGGGAAGCTGTCCCGAAGGAGAAGGGGGCTAAAGGCAAGACAAGGAAACCCCAGGCAGCCCGAGGTGCTGGCCACGGGGAGGCTGCACCGTAG